The following proteins are co-located in the Doryrhamphus excisus isolate RoL2022-K1 chromosome 3, RoL_Dexc_1.0, whole genome shotgun sequence genome:
- the abhd3 gene encoding phospholipase ABHD3, whose product MISLDLNFNILTRDLSHYLENQVKVGLFGSGVGLSLVLGFSAAYTCYYLISVAKKPQLISGGKKFYQFLHEQCPVVSETYYPTFWCWESRIQTLLRPFVTAKPGVVYRNELIKAADGGQISLDWFDNNDSPAHPDPASRPTVLLLPGLTGTSRESYILHMVQQSQALGYRAVVFNNRGVSGETLLTPRTYCAANTEDLETVIEHVHITYHAAPIMAAGVSMGGMMLANYLGRKGQETCLKGVVVFSAGWDVFECTASLEKPLDRFLFNSYLTSCLQASVHRHRPVLEKCYDIDHVMKAKTIREFDERFTSIMFGYATNDDYYHDASPVHRLKSVQVPMLCLNAADDVFSPSHAIPVEAVKQNPNLAMLITCHGGHIGFLEGLWPRQSTYMDRVFRQFARAVIEQGGRLKDLS is encoded by the exons ATGATCTCGCTGGACctcaatttcaatattttgacaagGGACCTGTCTCATTATCTGGAAAACCAAGTCAAAGTTGGACTCTTCGGCTCGGGTGTTGGACTGTCTCTGGTGCTGGGCTTCAGTGCAGCCTACACCTGCTACTATCTTATATCGGTAGCCAAG aagCCACAGCTCATCTCAGGGGGCAAGAAGTTTTACCAATTTCTGCATGAGCAATGTCCCGTAGTGTCCGAGACCTACTACCCCACCTTTTGGTGCTGGGAGAGCCGCATCCAGACTCTCCTGAGACCTTTTGTCACGGCCAAACCCGGTGTTGTCTACAGAAA TGAGCTTATTAAGGCAGCAGATGGAGGACAGATCTCTTTGGATTGGTTTGATAACAATGACAGCCCCGCTCATCCCGACCCGGCCTCCAGACCCACGGTTCTCCTCCTCCCCGGCCTGACCGGCACTAGCCGAGAGTCCTACATCCTGCACATGGTCCAGCAGAGCCAGGCTCTAGGCTATAG AGCTGTGGTTTTCAACAACAGGGGAGTGTCGGGGGAAACTCTGCTG ACGCCTCGGACCTACTGTGCCGCCAACACAGAGGACCTGGAGACTGTTATTGAGCATGTCCACATCACCTACCATGCCGCTCCCATCATGGCGGCGGGCGTGTCCATGGGCGG GATGATGCTCGCTAACTATTTGGGGCGCAAGGGCCAGGAAACGTGCCTGAAAGGGGTGGTGGTCTTCTCGGCGGGCTGGGACGTATTCGAGTGCACAGCCTCGCTGGAAAAGCCGCTGGACCGTTTCCTTTTCAACTCTTACCTCACCAGCTGCCTCCAAGCCTCCGTGCACAG ACACAGACCCGTGCTTGAAAAGTGTTACGACATTGACCACGTTATGAAG GCCAAGACCATCCGAGAGTTTGATGAGAGGTTTACGTCCATCATGTTTGGTTACGCCACCAATGACGACTACTACCACGATGCCAGTCCTGTCCACAGGTTGAAATCGGTGCAGGTGCCGATGCTGTGTCTCAATGCTGCCGATGACGTCTTTTCCCCATCTCATG CCATCCCAGTGGAAGCGGTGAAACAGAACCCCAACCTTGCCATGCTTATTACCTGCCACGGCGGCCATATTGGCTTCCTGGAGGGCCTGTGGCCGAGGCAGAGCACTTACATGGACCGAGTCTTCCGACAGTTTGCCCGGGCGGTCATTGAGCAAGGAGGTCGACTCAAAGACCTCTCCTGA